The Penicillium oxalicum strain HP7-1 chromosome IV, whole genome shotgun sequence genome contains a region encoding:
- a CDS encoding Survival factor 1: MNWLKSTLSAAVGTQEPIYGPEAIHSVAKQAGETSYTELSKDQLRWKAFQYTNVETKTFYIMADDGNLFMVQVIYSNIAGIHTTAHFNTKIFNLKGDKPHVWHTDALSNFMFDEQMHSFGADNLTIHLNDQGDVYQIKSTVNADSVVDLKFSRTAPGFVAGKDGTTLFGTDPKSPWGSMYHGFWPRCAVEGTLTTKEKTYDLTGRGVFIAALQGMKPHHAAARWNFINFQTPTFSAVMMEFTTPPSYGSTTVNVGGVVKDNEVVYAGTTNSVAHTGSTQDPESDWPEPTSIKWEWTGKTADGKDFSAVVDGPLGARQDRVDVMGEVPGFIKTIAGSVAGTRPYIFQNVASSTPQQKLKLMVKMGDTEVEEEGIMFSESTFIS; encoded by the exons ATGAACTGGCTCAAATCAAC TCTTTCTGCGGCCGTTGGCACGCAAGAGCCCATCTATGGCCCCGAGGCCATCCACTCGGTCGCCAAACAAGCCGGCGAGACATCGTATACCGAGCTGTCCAAGGATCAGCTGCGTTGGAAGGCGTTCCAATACACCAATGTGGAAACCAAGACCTTCTACATCATGGCCGACGATGGGAACCTCTTTATGGTCCAAGTAATTTACAGCAACATTGC TGGAATCCATACCACGGCCCATTTCAACACCAAGATCTTCAACTTGAAGGGGGACAAGCCGCACGTTTGGCACACGGATGCGCTGTCCAACTTCATGTTTGACGAGCAGATGCACTCCTTTGGTGCCGACAACCTGACCATCCACCTCAACGACCAAGGCGATGTGTACCAGATCAAGTCTACCGTCAACGCCGACAGCGTGGTGGATCTCAAGTTCAGCCGGACGGCACCGGGTTTCGTCGCAGGCAAGGATGGGACCACGTTGTTCGGCACGGATCCCAAGTCGCCCTGGGGTTCCATGTATCACGGCTTCTGGCCCCGCTGCGCCGTCGAGGGcaccctcaccaccaaggAGAAGACATACGATCTGACCGGCCGCGGAGTCTTTATCGCGGCTTTGCAGGGCATGAAACCCCACCATGCTG CGGCCCGTTGGAACTTCATCAACTTCCAAACCCCCACCTTCTCCGCCGTCATGATGGAATTTACCACCCCTCCCTCATACGGTTCCACCACAGTCAACGTCGGCGGTGTAGTGAAGGACAACGAAGTGGTCTATGCCGGTACCACCAACAGTGTCGCGCACACCGGATCTACGCAAGACCCGGAGAGCGACTGGCCCGAACCCACCTCAATCAAGTGGGAGTGGACTGGCAAGACTGCCGATGGGAAGGACTTTAGCGCCGTCGTCGATGGCCCTCTGGGCGCCCGCCAAGACCGCGTGGATGTCATGGGTGAAGTTCCCGGCTTTATCAAGACCATCGCCGGTAGCGTTGCGGGCACTCGTCCGTACATCTTCCAG AATGTCGCATCCAGTACTCCCCAGCAAAAGTTGAAGCTGATGGTCAAGATGGGCGACACCGAGGTCGAAGAGGAGGGTATCATGTTCTCCGAGTCGACCTTTATCTCCTGA
- a CDS encoding 54S ribosomal protein, whose protein sequence is MARNALQKEQFVKLIVGAGQASPSPPVGPALGSKGVKSMDFCKEFNARTAHINVGVPIPARVTVRPDRSFYFDLRTPTTTYLLLNAANVEPRKNRLRGAMNPGHETCGTVSLKHIYEIAKIKQSETRLSGLSLQGLCKSVMAQAKSIGIQVVH, encoded by the exons atggcccGGAACGCTCTGCAGAAGGAGCAGTTTGTCAAGCTGATCGTGGGTGCTGGCCAGGCCAGCCCCAGTCCGCCAGTCGGTCCAGCCTTGGGTAGTAAGGGTGTGAAGAGTATGGACTTTTGCAAG GAGTTCAATGCGCGCACAGCTCACATCAATGTCGGCGTCCCTATCCCAGCCCGCGTGACAGTCCGCCCCGATCGCTCCTTTTATTTCGACCTCCGCACCCCTACGACCACGTACCTCCTCTTGAACGCGGCGAATGTTGAGCCCCGGAAGAACCGTCTTCGGGGCGCTATGAACCCCGGCCATGAGACCTGCGGGACGGTCTCGCTCAAACACATCTACGAGATCGCCAAGATCAAGCAGAGCGAGACGCGGCTGTCAGGATTGAGTCTCCAGGGCCTATGCAAGAGTGTGATGGCCCAAGCCAAGTCGATCGGGATTCAAGTGGTTCATTGA
- a CDS encoding Serine/threonine-protein kinase oca2: MTSVLAESSPPTANSTESDSPSGCQTAESAAKMPAQLPEAGDADAKSKTVLSPVLETPQQPEAYKQVSSEEELRSLAMSLQKSQLQESRLRNYSFEPMSLPPSRVGSRESSDRSAHGTGSFVASPHHSPPVSAVQSPPLTPAGTNSREGRSGDTLAALQAVDRARGKPSAITPESSPLVSSGENYGAQRSAPTSRPSSTDHLPMRKTGSAEQPSQINTALPRHRAQFFTGADASSQEESPPPTPRPSHTPPGTITPVGEPNDPYARSKRPPQPKNLAQLDARFIFSSRDSKRSFRPGNPPRSASAIDLGKSSDKRSSKKEPSDSKHGHGHHHHGSMSELKRFFKMGHRNKRPESPTSASKRSSRNSGKSTPYQMAPDNVPFADDHGLNSKYGKMGRVLGSGAGGSVRLLKRNSDGVTFAVKQFRDRHSWESLKEYSKKVTAEFCIGSTLHHGNIIETLDIIQEGSHWYEVMEYAPFDLFAIVMTGKMTKEEIACSFKQILSGVAYLHGMGLAHRDLKLDNVVVSDRGIMKLIDFGSAVVFRYPFENDIVPASGIVGSDPYLAPEVYDEKKYDPRPTDVWSLAIIFCCMTLRRFPWKQPRTTDNSYRLFVASPTPGTPVADAENRRQPKAKSSPDLVSAAQADKEKPTEAPAPTAAAPSASAAANQNGNKSPDSPTDKNDCPGDPARKQPSQTSGHKAARTTSKEAPPLPPNAQPPAPKQEVIKGPWRLLRILPRESRYIIGRMLKVNPIERATLEEVLADEWVRNIMTCRQEDWGEVINAPNHTHVLEPPSQSPAVASKAAKAK; the protein is encoded by the exons ATGACGTCTGTACTGGCCGAGTCCTCTCCCCCAACCGCCAATTCTACGGAGTCAG ACTCGCCCTCAGGGTGTCAGACTGCCGAATCCGCAGCCAAGATGCCCGCTCAGCTCCCGGAGGCCGGTGACGCGGACGCCAAGTCCAAA ACTGTTCTTTCGCCGGTGCTGGAGACCCCCCAGCAGCCGGAGGCGTACAAGCAAGTGTCCAGCGAAGAGGAGCTCCGGTCGCTGGCAATGAGCTTGCAAAAATCTCAGCTGCAAGAATCTCGACTTCGCAACTACTCATTTGAGCCAATGTCTCTGCCACCATCCAGG GTTGGCTCGAGAGAGTCTAGCGATCGCAGCGCCCACGGCACAGGTTCCTTCGTCGCTTCCCCTCATCACTCCCCTCCCGTGTCGGCCGTTCAATCCCCTCCTCTGACGCCTGCGGGGACAAACTCTCGTGAGGGCCGGAGCGGCGACACTCTCGCCGCTCTGCAAGCAGTCGATCGCGCTCGGGGCAAACCGTCTGCCATCACTCCGGAGTCTTCACCCCTTGTGTCCTCCGGCGAAAACTATGGGGCGCAGCGAAGCGCACCTACCTCGCGCCCTTCCTCGACGGACCATCTCCCGATGAGAAAGACCGGCTCCGCGGAGCAGCCGTCTCAGATCAATACTGCACTCCCTAGACATCGCGCCCAATTCTTCACCGGGGCCGACGCCAGTTCCCAGGAGGAGAGCCCTCCACCGACTCCACGACCCTCCCACACCCCACCCGGCACCATCACCCCTGTAGGGGAGCCCAACGATCCATACGCCCGGAGTAAGCGGCCTCCGCAGCCGAAAAACCTTGCTCAACTGGATGCGCGGTTCATTTTCAGCAGTCGAGACTCGAAGCGATCGTTTCGCCCCGGAAATCCCCCGCGGTCGGCCAGTGCAATTGATCTGGGTAAGTCCAGCGACAAGCGCTCGAGCAAGAAGGAGCCGAGCGACAGCAAGCACGGAcacggccaccaccaccatggGTCCATGTCGGAGCTCAAGCGATTCTTCAAGATGGGCCATCGCAACAAGCGACCCGAATCCCCGACTTCGGCGTCGAAGCGATCGAGCCGCAACTCAGGAAAGAGCACGCCCTATCAAATGGCGCCCGACAACGTGCCTTTTGCGGACGATCATGGTCTCAACTCCAAGTACGGAAAGATGGGTCGCGTTTTGGGGTCGGGCGCGGGAGGGTCGGTTCGTCTGTTGAAGCGGAATAGCGACGGGGTGACTTTTGCGGTCAAACAGTTCCGAGATCGTCATAGCTGGGAGAGTTTGAAGGAATATTCGAAGAAGGTGACGGCGGAATTCTGCATCGGATCGACCCTGCATCATGGCAACATCATCGAGACTTTGGATATCATTCAAGAAGGGTCTCATTGGTATGAGGTCATGGAATACGCTCCCTTCGATCTCTTTGCGATCGTCATGACGGGCAAGAtgaccaaggaggagattgCCTGCTCATTCAAGCAGATTCTCAGTGGAGTGGCTTACCTTCACGGCATGGGTCTTGCTCACCGGGATTTGAAACTGGATAATGTGGTGGTCAGCGATCGGGGCATCATGAAGCTTATCGACTTTGGCAGCGCGGTTGTCTTCCGCTATCCATTCGAAAACGATATTGTCCCCGCATCAG GCATCGTCGGTTCAGATCCATATCTCGCCCCCGAAGTATACGACGAGAAGAAATATGACCCCCGTCCCACGGATGTTTGGTCGCTGGCGATCATCTTCTGTTGCATGACTCTTCGTCGTTTCCCATGGAAGCAGCCGCGCACGACCGACAATTCATATCGTCTGTTCGTGGCCTCGCCGACCCCCGGCACTCCAGTGGCCGACGCCGAGAACCGCCGTCAGCCGAAAGCCAAGTCCAGTCCAGACCTTGTGTCTGCGGCACAGGCAGATAAAGAGAAACCTACAGAGGCCCCCGCCCCAACAGCTGCCGCACCGTCCGCCTCCGCTGCGGCGAACCAGAACGGTAACAAAAGTCCCGACTCTCCCACAGACAAGAACGACTGCCCTGGCGATCCGGCGCGCAAACAGCCGAGTCAGACCAGCGGCCATAAGGCTGCACGCACGACCAGCAAGGAAGCGCCACCCCTGCCTCCAAATGCGCAGCCTCCGGCCCCAAAGCAAGAGGTTATCAAGGGACCGTGGAGACTTCTTCGCATCCTTCCTCGTGAAAGCCGTTACATCATTGGCCGGATGTTGAAGGTCAACCCGATCGAACGTGCAACCCTCGAGGAAGTACTCGCTGATGAATGGGTCCGCAACATCATGACTTGTCGCCAAGAGGACTGGGGCGAGGTCATCAACGCTCCTAACCATACCCACGTTCTTGAGCCACCGTCTCAAAGCCCTGCAGTGGCAAGCAAAGCAGCCAAAGCAAAATGA
- a CDS encoding S-adenosylmethionine mitochondrial carrier protein → MTQQGDGEPLVSSLWTRSLLSGAVAGLTVDCSLYPLDTIKTRLQKARDLSAPPAPRLSLRQTIRGIYAGLPSVLFGSAPSAASFFIVYDGVKRALLPPASSSDIPSTAHVFLTHSLASSLGEISACAVRVPTEVIKQRAQAGLFGGSSLLALKDILSLRHAAPSTSGSAGSSAGPSAVPVKRGYGQVVRELYRGAGITIAREIPFTVLQFTMWESMKATYARRYLQGDGSSSSSSTAVSSKEAQIPASTSAMFGSVAGAIAAGLTTPLDVIKTRVMLARRGDGGADAPVRVKEIVRGIAQEGLGAFWRGVGPRVAWIGIGGAVFLGSYQWAWNTLEGAKERDEQLSEGI, encoded by the exons ATGACGCAGCAAGGTGACGGAGAACCATTGGTCTCCTCTCTCTGGACGAGATCCCTCCTG TCCGGTGCCGTCGCTGGTCTCACCGTTGACTGTTCTCTCTACCCTCTCGATACCATCAAAACCCGTCTTCAAAAGGCACGCGACCTCTCCGCTCCTCCGGCTCCTCGCTTGTCCCTCCGACAGACCATCCGTGGCATCTACGCCGGACTTCCCTCCGTCCTCTTTGGCTCCGCGCCCTCCGCGGCATCCTTTTTCATTGTCTACGACGGTGTCAAGCGCgcccttcttcctccagccAGCTCGTCCGACATCCCTTCCACCGCCCATGTCTTTCTCACCCACTCCCTCGCCTCCTCTCTCGGTGAGATCTCCGCCTGCGCCGTGCGCGTGCCCACCGAGGTGATCAAGCAACGGGCACAAGCTGGCCTCTTTGGCGGATCGAGTTTACTGGCGCTCAAGGATATCCTGTCCCTCCGCCACGCGGCACCCTCCACGTCGGGCTCGGCCGGGTCGAGCGCGGGTCCGTCCGCGGTCCCCGTCAAGCGTGGTTATGGCCAGGTTGTCCGGGAACTGTACCGCGGCGCGGGCATCACTATTGCTCGTGAGATCCCCTTTACCGTGCTCCAGTTCACCATGTGGGAATCGATGAAAGCCACCTATGCTCGACGCTATCTACAAGGAGACGgctcgtcgtcttcgtcgtccaCCGCCGTCTCCTCCAAGGAAGCGCAGATTCCTGCCTCCACAAGTGCCATGTTCGGTAGCGTGGCGGGTGCGATTGCCGCCGGTCTGACGACACCACTCGATGTGATCAAGACGCGAGTGATGCTGGCACGTCGGGGAGATGGCGGCGCAGATGCACCTGTGCGGGTAAAGGAGATTGTCCGCGGCATTGCGCAAGAAGGTCTCGGTGCCTTTTGGCGCGGCGTTGGACCCCGCGTTGCCTGGATCGGTATCGGTGGAGCGGTTTTCTTGGGAAGTTACCAGTGGGCGTGGAATACATTGGAGGGTGCGAAAGAGCGAGATGAGCAGCTGTCTGAGGGGATATAG